In Streptomyces sp. NBC_00091, the following proteins share a genomic window:
- a CDS encoding PP2C family protein-serine/threonine phosphatase, with protein MLDIDPCVRVDVDPLMAAQHDLGVCDAIWRIAPGGKADAMSAPHLPKVAGIDPAVTASAHTAAPTPGSTPATSTSTATAAPGTATGSPSARTAPAQGVPPPASSIIQDRLAGMVSDLTTLHELTERLARAGDLDSSLREFLRAGAALVGARRGLVVLEPSDGLGPATTIGLGLGRADLGHIETVPRSATSYGRILDGLPDAHGGSEVLPEPGTAALPGTGGYEPPVDPRHREVAARLGYAASYALPLTADATGRLGAAVWLYDEQAEPSERQRDLVGLYVRHAAEHLARMVEVTRSRDRLATISEELLPSRLPRIPGVQLAALHRTGPHGGGDWYDALPLPEGAMGLAVGSVTGSGPSAVAAMGRLRASLRAYAVMEGEDPVAVLSDLELLLRLTEPARAATALFAYCEPAARKIILAGAGHTPPLLIGERRTEYVETSLSAPLGMLACWEAPSVEIEPAPGETVLLYTDGLLRRTGDPMDRAYARLHAAAAGVPRSAREDPAAICEHILKTVLPEEGAAAAEESEDVVLLAARFD; from the coding sequence ATGCTGGACATCGATCCTTGTGTGCGTGTAGATGTGGATCCATTGATGGCGGCGCAGCACGATCTGGGGGTTTGCGATGCTATATGGCGAATCGCACCAGGTGGAAAGGCGGACGCCATGAGCGCCCCGCATCTGCCGAAAGTGGCTGGAATCGATCCAGCAGTTACAGCGTCCGCGCACACTGCGGCGCCCACGCCCGGTTCCACTCCCGCGACATCCACGTCCACGGCCACGGCCGCGCCAGGGACCGCCACCGGCTCCCCTTCCGCCCGGACCGCCCCCGCCCAGGGCGTTCCGCCCCCGGCCAGCAGCATCATCCAGGACCGGCTGGCGGGCATGGTCTCCGACCTCACCACCCTCCACGAGCTCACCGAGCGCCTCGCCCGGGCCGGTGACCTCGACTCCTCCCTCCGGGAGTTCCTGCGCGCCGGAGCCGCCCTCGTCGGCGCCCGCCGCGGACTGGTCGTCCTGGAGCCCTCCGACGGCCTCGGCCCCGCCACCACCATCGGCCTCGGCCTGGGCCGCGCGGACCTCGGGCACATCGAGACGGTGCCGCGCAGCGCCACCTCGTACGGCCGCATCCTCGACGGACTCCCCGACGCCCACGGCGGCTCCGAGGTGCTCCCCGAGCCGGGCACGGCGGCGCTCCCCGGCACCGGGGGTTACGAACCCCCCGTCGACCCCCGCCACCGGGAGGTCGCGGCACGCCTCGGCTACGCCGCCAGCTACGCGCTCCCGCTGACCGCCGACGCCACCGGCCGGCTCGGCGCCGCCGTCTGGCTGTACGACGAGCAGGCCGAGCCGAGCGAGCGTCAGCGCGACCTCGTCGGGCTGTACGTCCGGCACGCCGCCGAGCACCTGGCCCGGATGGTGGAGGTGACGCGCTCGCGCGACCGCCTGGCCACCATCTCCGAGGAACTGCTGCCCAGCCGGCTGCCCCGGATCCCGGGCGTCCAGCTCGCCGCCCTGCACCGCACCGGGCCGCACGGCGGCGGCGACTGGTACGACGCGCTGCCGCTGCCCGAGGGCGCCATGGGGCTGGCCGTCGGGTCCGTCACCGGCTCCGGTCCCAGCGCCGTCGCCGCGATGGGCCGGCTGCGGGCCTCGCTGCGCGCGTACGCCGTCATGGAGGGGGAGGACCCCGTCGCGGTCCTGTCCGACCTGGAGCTGCTGCTGCGCCTGACCGAGCCCGCGCGCGCGGCGACCGCGCTCTTCGCGTACTGCGAGCCCGCCGCCCGCAAGATCATCCTGGCCGGGGCCGGGCACACCCCGCCGCTGCTCATCGGCGAGCGCCGCACCGAGTACGTGGAGACCTCCCTCTCGGCTCCGCTGGGGATGCTGGCCTGCTGGGAGGCGCCGAGCGTGGAGATCGAGCCCGCGCCCGGAGAAACGGTGCTTCTCTACACCGACGGGCTGCTGCGGCGTACCGGCGACCCCATGGACCGGGCCTACGCCCGGCTGCACGCGGCGGCCGCGGGGGTGCCGCGGAGCGCGCGGGAGGACCCGGCGGCGATCTGCGAGCACATCCTGAAGACGGTGCTGCCCGAGGAGGGGGCCGCCGCGGCCGAGGAGTCCGAGGACGTCGTACTGCTCGCGGCCCGGTTCGACTGA
- a CDS encoding glycerophosphodiester phosphodiesterase has translation MRPPRWHHDRVTHATPRPIQVVAHRGASEDAPEHTLAAYRKAIEDGADALECDIRLTADGHLVLVHDRRVNRTSNGRGAVSALELADLAALDFGSWKDREESPDWDADPERTSVLTLERLLELVSDAPRPVQLAIETKHPTRWAGQVEERLLFLLKRFGLDSPPAGGPHPVRIMSFSARSLHRVRAAAPTVPTVYLMQFVSPRMRDGRLPAGVRIAGPAMRIVRSHPGFIRKLQAAGHSVHVWTVNDPEDVQLCADLGVEAIITNRPRQVLSQLGR, from the coding sequence ATGAGGCCTCCTCGGTGGCACCATGACCGGGTGACCCACGCAACGCCGCGCCCCATCCAGGTCGTCGCCCACCGCGGCGCCTCGGAGGACGCCCCCGAGCACACGCTGGCCGCCTACCGGAAGGCCATCGAGGACGGCGCCGACGCCCTCGAGTGCGACATCCGGCTGACCGCCGACGGCCACCTGGTCCTGGTCCACGACCGCCGCGTGAACCGCACCTCGAACGGCCGCGGCGCCGTCTCCGCCCTGGAGCTGGCCGACCTCGCCGCCCTCGACTTCGGCTCCTGGAAGGACCGCGAGGAGTCCCCCGACTGGGACGCGGACCCCGAGCGCACCTCCGTACTCACCCTGGAACGGCTGCTGGAGCTGGTGTCCGACGCGCCCCGGCCCGTCCAGCTCGCGATCGAGACGAAACACCCCACCCGCTGGGCCGGACAGGTGGAGGAGCGCCTCCTCTTCCTCCTCAAGCGCTTCGGGCTGGACTCCCCGCCCGCCGGCGGCCCGCACCCGGTCCGGATCATGAGCTTCTCCGCCCGCTCGCTGCACCGGGTCCGGGCGGCCGCGCCGACGGTGCCGACCGTGTACCTGATGCAGTTCGTCTCGCCCCGGATGCGCGACGGGCGGCTGCCCGCCGGGGTACGGATCGCCGGCCCGGCGATGCGGATCGTGCGCAGCCACCCCGGCTTCATCCGCAAGCTCCAGGCCGCGGGGCACTCCGTACACGTATGGACCGTGAACGATCCGGAAGATGTTCAGCTATGCGCTGATCTGGGTGTAGAAGCGATCATCACGAACAGGCCACGTCAGGTTCTGTCACAACTCGGGCGCTGA
- a CDS encoding YcnI family protein, translating to MKTSRVSFAAALAAGAVLALSGTAFAHVGVQPGEATKGGYATINFKVPNERDNASTTQLEVNFPVDQPLTSVMPQELPGWTSTVEKTKLDKPLTVHGKQINEVVTKVTWTGGKIEPGKFQQFPVSVGKLPENADKMVFKAIQTYDNNEVVRWIEEPKEGAAEPQTPAPVLKLIAAKGGDDHHDSAAKPADGAKNADKNDKSTDKDGHDEAAKSASDTTARALGIVGIVIGLGGVAFGIASRRRAS from the coding sequence ATGAAGACCTCTCGCGTCTCCTTCGCCGCCGCCCTCGCCGCCGGCGCCGTCCTCGCCCTGTCCGGTACCGCCTTCGCGCACGTCGGCGTGCAGCCCGGCGAGGCCACCAAGGGCGGTTACGCGACGATCAACTTCAAGGTCCCCAACGAGCGCGACAACGCCTCGACCACCCAGCTCGAGGTCAACTTCCCGGTCGACCAGCCGCTCACGTCCGTCATGCCGCAGGAGCTCCCGGGCTGGACGTCGACGGTCGAGAAGACCAAGCTCGACAAGCCGCTGACCGTGCACGGCAAGCAGATCAACGAGGTCGTCACCAAGGTGACCTGGACCGGCGGCAAGATCGAGCCGGGCAAGTTCCAGCAGTTCCCGGTCTCCGTCGGCAAGCTTCCCGAGAACGCCGACAAGATGGTCTTCAAGGCCATCCAGACCTACGACAACAACGAGGTCGTCCGCTGGATCGAGGAGCCCAAGGAGGGTGCTGCGGAGCCGCAGACCCCGGCGCCCGTGCTGAAGCTGATCGCCGCCAAGGGCGGGGACGACCACCACGACAGTGCCGCCAAGCCGGCCGACGGGGCGAAGAACGCCGACAAGAACGACAAGAGCACCGACAAGGACGGGCACGACGAGGCCGCCAAGAGCGCCTCCGACACGACCGCACGCGCGCTCGGCATCGTGGGCATCGTCATCGGTCTCGGCGGCGTCGCCTTCGGCATCGCCTCGCGCCGCCGCGCCTCCTGA
- a CDS encoding ATP-binding protein yields the protein MGASRPWRGAKEVPGVALVMAQEVPTSSCMDIRHGPAGVGEARHRMREQLRMSGLSESVVDDAVLILSELLSNACRHGRPLGQREVGDGEIRAAWRVDTAGRLTVEVTDGGGPTRPIPATPSVTAHGGRGLNIISALAQDWGVRDGAAGEVTVWVIVARGPRHEDFATRVTAPAMDFASAFDDLDP from the coding sequence ATTGGGGCATCCAGACCATGGCGTGGGGCTAAGGAGGTTCCGGGGGTGGCGTTGGTGATGGCACAGGAAGTGCCCACGTCGTCGTGCATGGACATACGCCATGGTCCTGCGGGCGTGGGCGAGGCGAGACACCGGATGCGCGAACAACTGCGCATGAGCGGCCTGTCCGAATCGGTCGTAGACGATGCCGTACTGATCCTTTCCGAACTGCTCAGCAACGCCTGCCGGCACGGCCGGCCGCTGGGCCAGCGGGAGGTCGGGGACGGGGAGATACGCGCCGCCTGGCGCGTCGACACCGCGGGGCGGCTGACGGTCGAGGTCACGGACGGCGGCGGCCCCACCCGCCCGATCCCGGCCACGCCTTCGGTCACCGCGCACGGCGGCCGGGGGCTGAACATCATCAGCGCCCTGGCCCAGGACTGGGGTGTCCGGGACGGAGCGGCGGGTGAGGTCACCGTGTGGGTGATCGTCGCCCGGGGGCCCCGGCACGAGGATTTCGCTACGCGCGTCACTGCCCCGGCGATGGACTTCGCATCGGCCTTCGACGACCTGGATCCGTGA
- a CDS encoding DUF5926 family protein produces MAKKRPAAKTAKPQLNNGEIPVVGAREPCPCGSGRRYKACHGAAASHAVTEHVQRPFEGLPGECDWVALRELVPAATIPLTLKGGLPEGVPSVTLVTVLPMAWPALRREDGSVLLGLQNDSTSGDLARDMADTLERALVAEPGTPVPARRVPAEGPRLQDLLDLDGVFEPVVHTGFEFWIPEAESAQNASPEIAASLERANAAAIPTVKLTGVDAAYWCETPDKNHLRWVMPQPEEKLLDALARLHAAGTSSLGEGTKLVGSFRAHGLMVPVWDLPTGVSAEDVEKPAAELAERLAAALATDAPLTTEERRARGGLTNRQVTLS; encoded by the coding sequence ATGGCCAAGAAGCGCCCCGCCGCGAAGACCGCGAAGCCGCAGCTCAACAACGGGGAGATCCCGGTGGTGGGCGCGCGCGAGCCCTGCCCCTGCGGATCCGGGCGCCGCTACAAGGCCTGCCACGGCGCAGCCGCCTCGCACGCCGTCACCGAGCACGTGCAGCGCCCGTTCGAGGGACTGCCGGGCGAGTGCGACTGGGTCGCGCTGCGCGAGCTGGTCCCCGCGGCCACCATCCCGCTGACCCTCAAGGGCGGCCTGCCCGAGGGCGTTCCGTCCGTCACGCTGGTGACCGTACTGCCCATGGCCTGGCCCGCCCTGCGGCGCGAGGACGGCTCGGTCCTGCTCGGCCTCCAGAACGACTCGACCTCCGGGGACCTGGCCCGCGACATGGCCGACACCCTGGAGCGCGCGCTCGTCGCCGAGCCCGGCACCCCGGTACCGGCCCGCCGGGTGCCGGCCGAGGGTCCCCGACTTCAGGATCTCCTGGACCTGGACGGCGTTTTCGAGCCGGTTGTGCACACCGGCTTCGAATTCTGGATTCCGGAGGCGGAAAGCGCCCAGAACGCCTCCCCGGAGATCGCCGCCTCGCTGGAGCGCGCCAACGCCGCCGCCATCCCGACCGTCAAGCTGACGGGCGTGGACGCGGCCTACTGGTGCGAGACCCCGGACAAGAACCACCTGCGCTGGGTCATGCCGCAGCCCGAGGAGAAGCTCCTCGACGCCCTCGCGCGCCTGCACGCGGCGGGCACGTCCTCCCTCGGCGAGGGCACGAAGCTCGTCGGTTCCTTCCGCGCCCACGGCCTGATGGTTCCCGTCTGGGACCTGCCCACCGGGGTCTCCGCGGAGGACGTGGAGAAGCCCGCCGCCGAGCTCGCGGAGCGGCTGGCCGCGGCCCTGGCCACGGACGCCCCGCTGACCACCGAGGAGCGCCGGGCGCGCGGCGGTCTCACCAACCGCCAGGTGACGCTCAGCTGA
- a CDS encoding ATP-binding protein: MSIWWSLHLRREAASVPLARRLLLGTMETAGVEPDICYDLSVALSEACANAVEHGGLGGGPGEGPGGAPAGGVPDGTEAYHVTAYLDGDRCRIEVTDSGPGFPPSTVARRRSTGSCLAEDGRGLHLIAELADHVRFRNRPGRGAVVSFDKMLKWRDDALLRVS, from the coding sequence ATGAGCATCTGGTGGTCTCTCCACTTGAGGCGCGAAGCCGCGAGCGTGCCGCTCGCCCGGCGGCTGCTGCTGGGGACGATGGAGACCGCGGGGGTGGAGCCGGACATCTGCTACGACCTGTCGGTCGCGCTGAGCGAGGCCTGCGCGAACGCGGTGGAGCACGGCGGCCTTGGCGGCGGCCCCGGCGAAGGCCCCGGCGGCGCTCCTGCCGGCGGTGTCCCGGACGGGACCGAGGCGTACCACGTCACGGCCTATCTGGACGGGGACCGCTGCCGCATCGAGGTGACCGACTCGGGCCCGGGTTTCCCGCCCTCGACGGTGGCCCGCCGCAGATCCACCGGCTCCTGCCTGGCCGAGGACGGCCGGGGACTGCACCTGATCGCGGAACTCGCCGACCACGTCCGCTTCCGCAACCGGCCGGGCCGGGGGGCCGTGGTGAGCTTCGACAAGATGCTGAAGTGGCGCGACGACGCGCTGCTGCGGGTGTCTTAG
- a CDS encoding aminopeptidase P family protein, giving the protein MADELTPETPEEEQPQKKHKQRKNALYPGVSEELAENMRSGWADTELRGLEPIAQAGHTAERRAALSARFPGERLVIPAGRLKTRSNDTEYPFRASTEYAYLTGDQTENGVLVLEPAGETGHQATVYLLPRSDRENGEFWLSGQGELWVGRRHSLTEAEQLLGIPAKDVRKLAEALTEAEGPVRAVRGHDSVIEAALTDKVTKERDEELRVYLSEARAVKDAFEIGELQKAVDSTVRGFEDVVKVLDKAEATSERYIEGTFFLRARVEGNDVGYGSICAAGPHACTLHWVRNDGDVRSGDLLLLDAGVETHSLYTADVTRTLPINGTYSDIQRKIYDAVYESQEAGIAAVKPGAKFRDFHDASQHVLAEKLVEWGLLEGPVERVLELGLQRRWTLHGTGHMLGMDVHDCAAARTEAYVDGTLEPGMCLTVEPGLYFQADDLTVPEEYRGIGVRIEDDILVTEDGNRNLSAGLPRTSVEVEAWMARLKG; this is encoded by the coding sequence GTGGCTGACGAGCTCACCCCGGAGACCCCGGAAGAAGAGCAGCCCCAGAAGAAGCACAAGCAGCGCAAGAACGCGCTGTACCCGGGCGTCAGCGAGGAACTCGCGGAGAACATGCGCAGCGGCTGGGCCGACACCGAACTGCGGGGTCTGGAGCCCATCGCCCAGGCCGGCCACACCGCCGAGCGCCGCGCCGCGCTGTCCGCGCGCTTCCCGGGCGAGCGCCTGGTGATCCCGGCCGGCCGGCTGAAGACCCGCTCGAACGACACCGAGTACCCCTTCCGCGCCTCGACCGAGTACGCGTACCTCACCGGCGACCAGACCGAGAACGGCGTCCTGGTCCTGGAGCCCGCCGGGGAGACCGGCCACCAGGCCACCGTCTACCTGCTGCCCCGCTCCGACCGGGAGAACGGCGAGTTCTGGCTGTCCGGCCAGGGCGAGCTCTGGGTCGGCCGCCGCCACTCCCTCACCGAGGCCGAGCAGCTCCTGGGCATCCCCGCCAAGGACGTGCGCAAGCTCGCCGAGGCCCTCACCGAGGCCGAGGGCCCGGTCCGGGCCGTCCGCGGCCACGACTCCGTCATCGAGGCCGCCCTCACCGACAAGGTGACCAAGGAGCGCGACGAGGAGCTGCGCGTCTACCTCTCCGAGGCCCGCGCCGTGAAGGACGCCTTCGAGATCGGCGAGCTGCAGAAGGCCGTCGACTCCACCGTCCGCGGCTTCGAGGACGTCGTGAAGGTCCTCGACAAGGCCGAGGCCACCTCGGAGCGCTACATCGAGGGCACCTTCTTCCTGCGCGCCCGCGTCGAGGGCAACGACGTCGGCTACGGCTCCATCTGCGCCGCCGGCCCGCACGCGTGCACGCTGCACTGGGTCCGCAACGACGGCGACGTCCGCTCCGGCGACCTGCTGCTGCTCGACGCCGGCGTGGAGACGCACTCCCTCTACACCGCCGACGTCACGCGCACGCTGCCCATCAACGGCACGTACAGCGACATCCAGCGCAAGATCTACGACGCGGTGTACGAGTCCCAGGAAGCCGGCATCGCCGCCGTCAAGCCGGGCGCCAAGTTCCGCGACTTCCACGACGCCTCCCAGCACGTGCTGGCCGAGAAGCTCGTCGAGTGGGGCCTGCTGGAGGGCCCGGTCGAGCGGGTCCTGGAGCTCGGTCTGCAGCGCCGCTGGACCCTGCACGGCACCGGTCACATGCTCGGCATGGACGTCCACGACTGCGCCGCCGCGCGCACCGAGGCGTACGTCGACGGCACGCTGGAGCCGGGCATGTGCCTGACCGTCGAGCCCGGTCTGTACTTCCAGGCCGACGACCTGACCGTGCCCGAGGAGTACCGCGGCATCGGCGTCCGGATCGAGGACGACATCCTCGTCACCGAGGACGGCAACCGGAACCTGTCGGCCGGGCTGCCCCGCACCTCGGTCGAGGTCGAGGCGTGGATGGCGCGGCTCAAGGGCTGA
- a CDS encoding bifunctional DNA primase/polymerase: MREILGRRLQRLRDRLKFPRAASRSVAAGADGAAASLLDGALTCATAWQWPVLPGVGRAGADSARCACPDPDCVVPGAHPFDPGLLAATTDARMVAWWWARRPAAPVLLATGGTAPCAVSLPAGAAARAVVRLDAQGMRLGPVVATPTRWSLLVAPYSLERLGELLYAKDHVPSSLRFHGEGGYLLLPPSAASGGGQVRWEREPEPGPEGLWLPEVEAVVDALVEASSGAPGGGSRLAY; the protein is encoded by the coding sequence ATGCGCGAGATCCTCGGAAGGCGTCTCCAGCGGCTCCGCGATCGCTTGAAATTCCCGCGAGCTGCCTCCCGCTCCGTCGCGGCGGGCGCGGACGGCGCGGCCGCTTCCCTTCTCGACGGCGCGCTGACCTGCGCCACCGCCTGGCAGTGGCCCGTACTGCCGGGCGTGGGCCGGGCCGGCGCCGACAGCGCGCGGTGCGCCTGCCCCGACCCCGACTGCGTGGTGCCCGGCGCGCATCCCTTCGACCCCGGGCTGCTCGCCGCCACGACCGACGCCCGGATGGTGGCCTGGTGGTGGGCCCGGCGGCCGGCGGCCCCGGTGCTGCTGGCCACCGGCGGGACCGCGCCGTGCGCGGTGAGCCTGCCGGCCGGGGCGGCCGCGCGTGCCGTCGTACGGCTGGACGCGCAGGGCATGCGGCTCGGTCCGGTCGTCGCCACCCCCACCCGGTGGTCGCTGCTGGTCGCGCCGTACTCGCTGGAGCGGCTCGGCGAACTCCTCTACGCGAAGGACCACGTGCCCTCCTCGCTGCGCTTCCACGGCGAGGGCGGCTACCTGTTGCTGCCGCCCTCCGCGGCCAGCGGCGGCGGACAGGTCCGCTGGGAGCGGGAGCCGGAGCCCGGCCCCGAGGGGCTGTGGCTGCCGGAGGTCGAGGCGGTCGTGGACGCGCTCGTCGAGGCGAGCAGCGGTGCGCCCGGCGGCGGCAGCCGGCTCGCGTACTGA